The window CAATGCAAAATCCTTTCATATATATGCGCCCCAGATGAAATTAAATACGGCAAGTGCCCACGAAGGCGCTGGCGCGGGTTGTGAAGGGCAATTCGGCGGGGATTTTTGTGCGAGAAAATAGTGCTGTTCAAAACAATTTATAGGAATAACAAAAATCGTGACAGCGCCGGGTCCGCGCTAATAAGTAATCTAAACAACCAATCAATAGTAGAAAAAAATTAAAATAACCCTTGAAATTAGGGAACCCTATCTTTAGTCTATATGAGCATATGCTCATTATAATTTCTTTTCAAAGGAGAAAGAATGAAGATTGCAATCGCAACTGACGACAAAATCAAGATCGCCGATAGATTCGGCAGAGGCGCTGGATTCATGATTATCGATACCGAAAATGGAACCCGGGATTATATCGATAATTCGGCTAACGCAGATATGGGACACGGCGCCGGAATCCAAACATCTAAACTAGTTGCGGAAACAGGCGTAGAAGCCATAATCGGACCGCATTTTGGCCCCTCTGCATTTGTTACACTACAGCAAATCGGGATAAGAATTTTTTATGGATCAGGCGAAATAGAACAAGCTATCACCGATTTAGAAGCCGGTAAGCTCGAAGAAGTTGCCCAGGCAAATGTTCCCAATCATCACGGAAACTGCAACTACAAATGACAAAACTCGACTGCATACCGTGCCTTCTGACCCATGCACTGAAGACAATTCGAAAATCGGGACTCACTGAGGAGCTCGAAAACAAGCTTTTTACAAGGGCATTTGAGGAATCCAAGATTCTTTTAGATGGTGCGCCTGCACCGGTTGCCGCTGA of the bacterium genome contains:
- a CDS encoding NifB/NifX family molybdenum-iron cluster-binding protein, whose translation is MKIAIATDDKIKIADRFGRGAGFMIIDTENGTRDYIDNSANADMGHGAGIQTSKLVAETGVEAIIGPHFGPSAFVTLQQIGIRIFYGSGEIEQAITDLEAGKLEEVAQANVPNHHGNCNYK